The following nucleotide sequence is from Gordonia jinghuaiqii.
TTGGCGAGGTCGGCCATCGCCTGGGTGACGTCGAGGAAGTTGCCGATCCGGCCGGTCGGCGGAGCGTCGACGACCACCGCGTCGTACACCCGGTTGCCCTGCTTGTCGGTGTGGATGATGCGCTCTTTGATCTTGCCGGTCAGCAGCACGTCGCGGAGACCTGGAGCGACGGTCGTGACGAAGTCGATCGCCCCGATCCGCTTCATCGCCCGGCCCGCAAAGCCGAGGTTGTAGAACATGTCGAGGTATTCGAGCAGCGCATGTTCGATGTCGACGGCCAGCGCGGACACCTCACCGCCGCCTTCGGCGGTGGCGATGCGCGTGTCGGTCGGGGGCAGCGGGGGGATGTCGAATAGCTGTGCGATGCCCTGGCGTCCCTCGGTCTCGACGAGAAGCACCTTCTTGCCGTCGGCGGCAAGCGCGAGCGCGAGCGCCGCGGCGATGGTCGTCTTGCCGGTCCCGCCCTTGCCCGACACGAAGTGCAGACGTGCGCGTGACGCCGCGTCCGGCCACTCGTTGTCGCCCGCGAGGGTGGAGCTCCCTGGCATAGCTCTGACGGAAGAGTTGTCTGTCACGCCGGAATCGATCGCCTCACCCGACCCGGAACGTGAGCCCTGTTCATTGGCCACCGCAACACCTTATCCATTCATCGCCGGCAGATAGGGTGACTCCATGACTGAATTGACCGCGTGGGAGTACGTGACGGTGCCACTGCTGACTCATGCCACCAAACAGATCCTCGATCAGTGGGGTGCCGACGGCTGGGAGCTCGTCTCTGTGCTGCCCGGCCCCACCGGCGAACAGCACGTTGCCTACCTGAAGCGACCGAAGGGCTGACGATGCCGAACACCTGGAGCGATCAGCTCGCCGAACTCGACATCATGCTGCCCACCGTGGTGCCGCCGGTGGCGAATTACACGCCCGCAGTACGGGTCGGGAACCTCGTCTACACCTCGGGTCAGCTGCCGATGGTCGACGGCGAACTCTCGGTACACGGCAAGGTGCACGAGGGCGCCGAAGGTGTCGTCCGTCCGGCAGAGGCGAAGGCCGCCGCACGCGTGTGCGCTCTGAACGCGCTGGCCGCCGTCGACTCGCTGGTCGGCATCGACTCGGTGGTTCGGGTGATCAAGGTCGTCGGCTTCGTCGCCTCGGCGCCCGGGTTCACCGGTCAGCCACAGGTCATCAACGGGGCGTCGGACGTGCTCGGTGAGATCTTCGGCGAGGCCGGGGTGCACGCCCGGTCGGCCGTCGGCGTCGCCGAACTGCCGCTCGGGGCCCCCGTCGAGGTCGAACTGATCGTCGAAGTGGCCTGACGTCCGCCTTGGACGTCGCGTTACTCATCGCCGCGGCCGCCGCGGCCGGGTGGGTGGATGCCGTGGTCGGCGGCGGGGGACTCGTACTGATCCCCGCGATGCTGATCGCGCAACCCGGCCTGCCGACGGCGACCGCGCTGGGCACCAACAAACTCGCGGCGGTCTTCGGCACCGCGTCGGCGGCGGTGCGGTATGTGCGGCACGTCCGGATCGATCTGCGGCGCCTCATCCCGGTGTTCGTCGCGGCGCTGGGGTTCTCCGCACTCGGTGCGATGGTGGCGATCTCGCTGCCCACCGAGATCTTCACCCCGGTCGTGCTGGTCATGCTGGTCGGCGTCGGGTTGTTCGTCGCGCTCAATCCCGGTTTCGGCGGTGACGCCTCGACGGGACCGCGCTCGCGCGTCTCGACCATCGCGGGGCTCGTGATGGCGGGCGTGGTCGTCGCCTTCTACGACGGGGTGATGGGCCCCGGCACCGGGACATTCCTCATCATCAGCCTCACCGCTCTGGTGGGGACGAGTTTCCTCGAGAGTTCGGCGATGGCCAAGGTCATCAACACCGCCACCAACCTCGGTGCGCTGACGGTGTTCGGCCTGCAGGGAAACGTGCTGTGGCTGTTGGGTCTGGGGCTGGCCGTCGCCAATGTCGTTGGCGCCCAGATCGGTTCGCACATGGCGATCGGCCGGGGCAGTTCATTCGTGCGGTGGGTGCTGCTGGCGGTGGTCGTGGTGATGGTCGGCAAGCTCGGGTACGACCTGATCACGGGCTGACGCCGGACCGCGCCGACGCGCCATCAGGTGACTACTCGAGCGCCGAGCATGACGGGAGGCGTGGCAGCACTTCCGCAAACGACCGACCGGGGGATTGATGGATCTGCACTGCGTACGCGTCCGCCGGCGTCGATGCTGTCTGAATGAACATCGACGACGCCGCCCACGTCCGGGCAGCCCTGCAGCGGCGCACCATCTTTCTGCTGTGTCTGGCCCAGATTCTGGGCGGCGTGTCGCTGGGTGGGGCGCTGGCGCTGGGCGCGATCCTGGGCGAGGAACTGTCGGGGACCTCGTCGCTGGCCGGTCTGCCGACCACGGTGCTCACGCTGGGCGCGGCCGCTGCGGGGCTCCCGCTGGCGGCGCTGGCATCGGCGCGGGGTCGGCGACCCGCGTTGAGCACCGGCCTGTTGGTCGCGGCAACCGGTGCACTGGTGGTGGCGTTCGGGGTCGATCGAGGGTGGTTCCTCCTCATGCTGGCGGGGATGGCGGGCATCGGGTCGGGGACCGCGGTGAGCCTGCAGGCACGGTTCGCGGCAACGGATCTCTCATCGACGCGGACGCGGGCAAGAGACCTGTCGCTCGTGGTGTGGATGACGATGGTCGGATCGGTCGTGGGGCCGGCACTCGTCCCGCTGGGGGCGGAGGTGGCGGGGTGGTTCGGTATGGCCGACCTCTCGGGCCCCTTCCTGCTGGGTGCCGTCGGATGTGGCTGCGCGGCAGCGCTACTCGTCGTCTGCCTGCGACCTGATCCGCTCGTCGTGGCCACCGGACACGTGACGGGTGGCCGGTCGAAGGTGTCACTGTCCGAGGGGTTCTCGGCGATCCGGCGCTCACCGTCGGCGCGTGCGGCCATGGCGGCGGTGGTGTCGGCACATGCGGTGATGGTCGGCGTCATGG
It contains:
- a CDS encoding ArsA family ATPase, which codes for MANEQGSRSGSGEAIDSGVTDNSSVRAMPGSSTLAGDNEWPDAASRARLHFVSGKGGTGKTTIAAALALALAADGKKVLLVETEGRQGIAQLFDIPPLPPTDTRIATAEGGGEVSALAVDIEHALLEYLDMFYNLGFAGRAMKRIGAIDFVTTVAPGLRDVLLTGKIKERIIHTDKQGNRVYDAVVVDAPPTGRIGNFLDVTQAMADLAKTGPIRNQSEGVVRLLHSEETIVHLVTLLEAMPIQETVEAIDELRAKHLNLGSLIINRVSAPHLPAEAVDEIAEGVIDAQRVEQSLREAGLKLGEGDLSGLLTETIEHATRLQAQQIAKAQLDEVELPMLELPSLGDGIDLGSIYELADLLQKAGA
- a CDS encoding DUF4177 domain-containing protein, which codes for MTELTAWEYVTVPLLTHATKQILDQWGADGWELVSVLPGPTGEQHVAYLKRPKG
- a CDS encoding RidA family protein, producing the protein MPNTWSDQLAELDIMLPTVVPPVANYTPAVRVGNLVYTSGQLPMVDGELSVHGKVHEGAEGVVRPAEAKAAARVCALNALAAVDSLVGIDSVVRVIKVVGFVASAPGFTGQPQVINGASDVLGEIFGEAGVHARSAVGVAELPLGAPVEVELIVEVA
- a CDS encoding TSUP family transporter: MDVALLIAAAAAAGWVDAVVGGGGLVLIPAMLIAQPGLPTATALGTNKLAAVFGTASAAVRYVRHVRIDLRRLIPVFVAALGFSALGAMVAISLPTEIFTPVVLVMLVGVGLFVALNPGFGGDASTGPRSRVSTIAGLVMAGVVVAFYDGVMGPGTGTFLIISLTALVGTSFLESSAMAKVINTATNLGALTVFGLQGNVLWLLGLGLAVANVVGAQIGSHMAIGRGSSFVRWVLLAVVVVMVGKLGYDLITG
- a CDS encoding MFS transporter, whose translation is MNIDDAAHVRAALQRRTIFLLCLAQILGGVSLGGALALGAILGEELSGTSSLAGLPTTVLTLGAAAAGLPLAALASARGRRPALSTGLLVAATGALVVAFGVDRGWFLLMLAGMAGIGSGTAVSLQARFAATDLSSTRTRARDLSLVVWMTMVGSVVGPALVPLGAEVAGWFGMADLSGPFLLGAVGCGCAAALLVVCLRPDPLVVATGHVTGGRSKVSLSEGFSAIRRSPSARAAMAAVVSAHAVMVGVMALTPVHMHHGGASVTFVGLSISAHIAGMYALAPVMGVLADRTGRIPVILGGQAVLLVSCVLGFVFVDSQGGLVVALILLGVGWSASTVAASTLLTDSVAINERAPAQGVSDTSMSLAGAAAGALAGVVVGAFGYPTLVLGAGVIAVITAAYVVVDGARGRRAATVA